A region of the Gammaproteobacteria bacterium genome:
AGCTGGCGCATCCCGTCTTCATCCAGCATGCCGTAACCTTCCAGGAATTCGCCGTCGTCGCGAAACTTCGCCACAACCTGCACTCCATCCATTGCCAGTATGCGTTTGATCATTGCGCCCTCCTTACTGTTCGAGCGCGTTATAAGCGGCCTGGATGTCGGCCTTGCTGTTCTCCATCACGATGCCGCTCCCTCCCGAACATACTGTGGTCCAGTCCACGCCGACCATGGTGAAGCCCTCGATGGGATAAAACCCTTTCATGCCGGTCACACCTTCCCAGCCGCGCGCCTGCATGGTTGCAATGGAGAGGTTCGCCACGCACACGTGGCTCGCGAGGTCGAGGATCTTTTCGTCAAGATTGCTGCCGGAAGCGGCTTTATGGGCCGTCAGCTCGCCTCGATCGGAGTATTCAAAAGCAGCCAGCGCGCCAGGAAGGGTCAAAAGTTTGTCAAGGTCAGCCATCGTTGTTATCTCCCAATCTTTAGTATGGTAGTCAGACAGATCACCAGCCCGCTGTCTTTTAGATCATTTCGTAATGCGCATCTTTGAGCTCGTCGAGCATCAGCTTGAGGGTGTCGCTTAGCGATCCGCTGGCACTGTCCAGAAAACAGAACGTATTGGCAACGACACAAACGCTGAATTTCGGCCCTCGAACGGCCCAGCCTCTTGCATCCGCCAGACCGTTTCCGGGATTCAACGATCCCAGCATGGAACTTTC
Encoded here:
- a CDS encoding DUF2173 family protein, producing the protein MSLISELMSKPGVIAAGEYSFRGDRYSYEGQLEDEMARMASIMCRATSLAVRMESSMLGSLNPGNGLADARGWAVRGPKFSVCVVANTFCFLDSASGSLSDTLKLMLDELKDAHYEMI
- a CDS encoding DUF2173 family protein → MADLDKLLTLPGALAAFEYSDRGELTAHKAASGSNLDEKILDLASHVCVANLSIATMQARGWEGVTGMKGFYPIEGFTMVGVDWTTVCSGGSGIVMENSKADIQAAYNALEQ